The following proteins are encoded in a genomic region of Amphiura filiformis chromosome 11, Afil_fr2py, whole genome shotgun sequence:
- the LOC140163492 gene encoding uncharacterized protein, which yields MPRRSAKARARMAYLKKSATVNTGEIVDVSKETIPTITCKAGNPDGKDMIDLHSEDHHIETDTGNNQNVLNGSNTNSDEGMKITKKDNLNIIDLCATNSEDGIEATKIDNSNVIIISDNETEEPIRITYIKQISGHFHQGDVQFSYQSRGVQCSCNSLAMLCYVSDLITEITPNHLDTILRYGDQLYKVTSHKLQALGQLHTDRYLEYDQLPTSCTLGDSSYKVRYEDLRYAKLDKGTNSAFESLDVELEEAFTVSNSHILIMGSYMIAIYKDSASGYFIFFDSHSRDKFGFPTPDGTSVALLFENIENLYMYLFILGCRLNLNPRAVAIQPVSIKSNTQTSASKMNVNLNPVDKIEQDMKNNPGCSTWSNDNHLVSTNEIPCIPESDHNLQNENTLRHQKWFEKLTTTRQNEIRERKRKTEQERYKSLDYVKNKRQQARQQSRISYTNPEKAEIKRQQAKALYEIPEKTERKRQQAKDLYEIPEKAQRKRQQAKDLYEIPEKAQRKRQQAKDLYEIPEKAQRKRQQAKDLYEIPEKAQRKRHQAKDLYEIPEKAQRKRQQAKDLYEIPEKAQRKRQQAKDLYEIPEKAQRKRQQAQHQSKHSYKDPVKKADKIQQVKSNRSKRNSVIDTVIVKFQKSCKEDQQLIYTCLICQRIFFKQQVRAFYQDTYNQRILLKCLPSDINIQDLPRKEEKDKEVRWICKTCHPNMLSSCVPKLALVNKLSLQKIPPELSQLNMLERHLIAPAIPFMKMISLIKGAQKGITGQVVCVKADIDNTAQSLPRLPTDQSLIKVKLKRKLEYKGHHMCQAVNPTNVRQALIWLKPNNPEYEDIDINFDDFDAMLDDQLIQNNQHQQDNDCPRASEILSMNGDNSTMDTNDSDDNVTKNYDDYDHDYDYDDNENNGNNGDDNTHEDIADTDDIDRNSDSYRDYDLNIDDPNLTDSDDNDDNNDSDASNEHNESDDITNTSVPLYSFLHPVDFAQYLADKHDESIMCIAPGEGRRPENVIDMEAKCFPVEFPDGANTYNEKRKAKLSPSRYFNTRIFSAENRFARNPEYIFFALYATEVHQIKSNISIALRIGSTKTIGGQEITASMLRDHEEVKNLIKRDQGYRFLAHIRGSPAYWEKSKKDLFAMIRQLGIPTFFVTFSAADRRWIEISNAILILEGKPPMTAEQHKNMTWDDHVNIIMSNPAAAAKMFQQRVHIFIKNVIRSKANPIGKVEDFYYRTEFQQRGWPHVHMVVWVKDAPQFDKDSDAKVTEFVDKYISCELPPESDTELHEIVTSVQVHTKNHTKSCRKTGKVCRFNFPKPPSNATFICRPVSPIEESEDPDNEALLLERIDQEIQAKDTLKKVWELIEANNEGEDFEQILHDAGTTQSEFEDMLARSTNRNTMYLKRRIQDQWINNYNPHLIRCWNGNMDIQYVLDPYACVMYMLSYITKAEREMGDLLRNAQREAREGNLDAVSELKKLGSVYLQNREISVMGAIYLVCSMPLRNSTRNVIFLQTDLEGQKISLPLQQLQANAGKSDQVWMTSQIEKYIGRPNTPKYNDMCMATFFSTHYQVSGTSKNTNLNADSDEGSGDGETDIETNNIDDRYQVSSNSNDTNFNVDSDEESGDEETDNEMDHEDPDEESDEDEIDTETDNEDDQSDEKSANKSKCHKQKNAKNAPIELKNCSVKMKERSKGKPAVIRYPRVSAKKDSERYHMNMLRLYLPHRNKHIKPKTYKTYKDYQLRGQAKINGKKVKVDDIVKQNMKEFEPETEELDEAWRTLENAADLEDAWAAINPQGEQQRIDDKQNRVMYEDSDDDFAEIQIPELQSRPNQPRCAIETCKPELTEEQAESMMRQLNDKQRQVFNHVTKWCNDKTKDHNIPPFHIFVTGGAGTGKSHVIKCITYFAQKTFATMTESADDITVQLVAHLGTAAFNISGQTICTALKIAPKSPNEYTPLGENSLNTLRVKYQHLQLLIIDEISMVSTTQLSYIHGRLQQIKGTGGSSYFGNVSILAVGDFYQLPPISTKPLCFPHKEILKDLWNPLFQIVELTEIMRQRDDAIFAQMLNRLRVRKRTEPLEKADKKLLESRIVKDNALEAPQDALHLFFLNDDVDNHNEKKLQTLTTDTFMIKAVDVDQIGSRIIKVNETPHKTSRQNDTVLAPVLKLAVGARTMLISNVDVLDGLCNGVSGVIKGIEFGNSQNMPNVVFVKFDSDRIGANKRTSQFIPSHYAGCTPITPRKETFTLKGNQFSTTREQLPLKLAWAVTIHKVQGQTTEQAVISMTGLKRAMAYVALSRVTHLEGIYLTNYNQSRIFCNENIEANLAMMPTCDISRANPLIDIDHNKHFIIAHHNIQSLHRHIEDLKKNTEITKAHVICLSETWLANDTNNDDSIMIEGYSLESVNSGNGRGVAIYIHNSVNYTVIPLPSNECDVLAVRTQGNANLLIAAIYKPMATNTRVFSTEMNNMTAQIEMLKTDYTVITGDFNRNLLKERILPAFRQYDQVISESTTAKGTLLDHIYVKPKPHDYQASVLTTYYSYHNPVFIAIKS from the coding sequence ATGCCACGTCGTTCTGCAAAGGCACGTGCCAGAATGGCATATTTAAAGAAATCAGCAACTGTTAACACGGGTGAAATAGTAGACGTTAGCAAAGAAACTATACCAACCATCACTTGTAAAGCCGGCAATCCTGATGGCAAAGACATGATTGACCTTCATAGTGAAgaccatcacatcgaaacagataCAGGCAACAATCAGAATGTTTTAAACGGAAGTAATACCAACAGTGACGAGGGcatgaaaattacaaaaaaggacAATCTTAACATTATAGATTTGTGTGCTACTAACAGTGAAGATGGCATTGAAGCTACTAAAATTGACAATTCCAATGTGATAATTATAAGTGACAATGAAACTGAAGAACCAATTCGAATTACATACATAAAGCAAATCTCTGGACATTTCCACCAGGGCGACGTCCAATTCAGTTACCAATCAAGAGGTGTTCAGTGCTCATGCAATTCACTAGCAATGTTATGTTATGTGTCCGATCTGATTACTGAAATAACGCCCAATCATTTGGATACCATTTTGCGATATGGCGATCAGCTGTATAAAGTCACATCCCATAAATTACAGGCATTAGGTCAGCTTCATACAGACAGGTATTTAGAATATGACCAATTACCTACAAGTTGTACCCTTGGGGATTCGTCTTACAAAGTTCGCTACGAGGATTTACGATATGCAAAATTGGACAAAGGTACAAACTCTGCATTTGAGTCACTTGATGTTGAATTAGAAGAAGCCTTCACTGTTTCAAATTCACACATTTTGATTATGGGCTCTTATATGATAGCAATATACAAAGATAGTGCATCTGGATATTTTATCTTTTTTGATTCACATTCACGTGATAAATTTGGTTTTCCAACACCAGATGGTACCTCCGTGGCATtgctttttgaaaacattgaaaaccTCTATATGTACCTTTTTATCCTGGGCTGTAGATTAAATTTGAATCCAAGAGCTGTTGCCATTCAACCAGTTTCTATCaagagcaacacacaaacatctGCCAGTAAAATGAACGTCAATCTGAATCCTGTTGACAAAATTGAGCAAGACATGAAAAATAACCCAGGATGTTCGACATGGAGTAATGATAATCATTTGGTATCCACAAATGAAATACCATGTATTCCCGAATCAGATCacaatttgcaaaatgaaaataCTTTGAGGCATCAAAAATGGTTTGAAAAATTGACAACAACACGCCAAAATGAAATACGTGAACGAAAAAGGAAAACAGAACAGGAGCGATACAAATCACTAGACTATGTAAAAAAcaaacgacaacaagcacgacagCAGTCACGAATTTCATATACAAACCCTGAAAAGGCTGAAATAAAACGCCAGCAGGCAAAGGCTTTATATGAAATACCCGAGAAGACTGAACGAAAACGTCAGCAGGCAAAGGATTTGTACGAAATACCCGAAAAGGCTCAAAGAAAACGCCAGCAGGCAAAGGATTTGTACGAAATACCCGAAAAGGCTCAAAGAAAACGTCAGCAGGCAAAGGATTTGTACGAAATACCCGAAAAGGCTCAAAGAAAACGTCAGCAGGCAAAGGATTTGTACGAAATACCCGAAAAGGCTCAAAGAAAACGTCACCAGGCAAAGGATTTGTACGAAATACCAGAAAAGGCTCAAAGAAAACGTCAGCAGGCAAAGGATTTGTACGAAATACCCGAAAAGGCTCAAAGAAAACGTCAGCAGGCAAAGGATTTGTACGAAATACCCGAAAAGGCTCAAAGAAAACGTCAGCAGGCACAACACCAATCCAAACATTCGTACAAAGATCCTGTTAAAAAAGCTGATAAAATTCAGCAAGTTAAGTCTAACAGATCAAAGAGAAACTCGGTCATTGATACTGTTATTGTCAAATTTCAGAAATCGTGCAAAGAAGACCAGCAATTGATATATACTTGTCTTATATGCCAGCGaatattttttaaacaacagGTTAGAGCATTTTATCAAGACACATATAATCAACGCATATTACTAAAATGTTTACCGTCAGATATCAATATTCAAGATTTACCACGCAAGGAAGAAAAAGACAAAGAAGTAAGGTGGATCTGTAAGACGTGTCATCCAAATATGTTATCATCTTGTGTTCCAAAATTAGCACTTGTCAACAAGTTAAGCTTGCAAAAGATACCGCCTGAATTGTCTCAGTTGAATATGTTGGAGAGACATCTTATTGCGCCTGCAATACCATTTATGAAGATGATCTCACTTATAAAAGGTGCCCAGAAAGGTATAACTGGACAAGTTGTTTGTGTGAAAGCTGATATTGATAACACAGCACAAAGTTTACCTAGACTGCCAACGGATCAAAGCCTCATAAAGGTGAAACTGAAACGTAAATTAGAATACAAAGGACACCATATGTGTCAAGCTGTAAATCCAACAAATGTAAGACAAGCTCTTATCTGGTTGAAACCAAACAATCCTGAGTATGAAGATATAGATATAAATTTCGACGACTTTGATGCTATGTTAGATGATCAATTAATACAGAATAATCAACATCAGCAAGATAATGATTGTCCAAGAGCAAGTGAAATTCTGTCGATGAACGGAGATAATTCAACAATGGATACTAATGACTCTGATGACAATGTCACGAAGAACTATGATGATTATGATCATGATTACGATTATGATGATAATGAGAATAATGGTAATAACGGTGATGATAATACACATGAGGACATTGCTGATACTGATGATATCGATAGAAACTCAGACAGTTATCGTGATTATGATCTTAATATTGATGATCCTAACCTTACTGATAGTGATGATAACGATGACAATAATGATAGTGATGCTAGCAACGAACATAATGAAAGTGATGATATTACAAATACATCAGTACCGTTATACTCATTTTTGCATCCAGTTGATTTTGCTCAGTATCTTGCAGACAAACATGATGAGTCAATTATGTGTATTGCTCCAGGAGAAGGTAGAAGGCCTGAAAACGTTATTGACATGGAGGCAAAGTGTTTTCCTGTCGAATTCCCTGATGGTGCAAACACCTACAATGAGAAAAGAAAGGCAAAGTTGTCACCGTCACGATACTTTAATACTCGTATCTTTTCAGCCGAGAATAGATTTGCCAGAAATCCAGAGTATATATTTTTTGCTTTGTATGCAACAGAAGTTCATCAAATTAAATCCAATATTTCCATTGCACTTCGAATAGGATCTACAAAGACTATAGGTGGACAAGAAATAACGGCGTCTATGTTACGAGATCATGAGGAGGTCAAAAATCTCATTAAAAGAGATCAAGGCTACAGATTCCTAGCTCACATTAGAGGATCTCCCGCTTATTGGGAAAAATCAAAGAAAGATCTGTTTGCAATGATACGCCAATTAGGTATTCCAACATTTTTCGTGACATTTAGTGCTGCTGATAGACGTTGGATAGAAATTAGCAACGCCATCCTAATACTAGAAGGGAAACCTCCCATGACTGCAGAGCAACATAAGAACATGACATGGGATGATCACGTCAATATCATCATGTCCAATCCTGCAGCAGCAGCCAAAATGTTTCAACAAAGAGTCCATATCTTTATTAAGAATGTGATTCGCTCCAAAGCCAACCCAATTGGTAAAGTTGAAGACTTTTATTACAGAACAGAATTCCAACAAAGAGGTTGGCCGCATGTTCACATGGTTGTATGGGTGAAAGATGCACCACAGTTTGATAAGGATTCTGACGCAAAGGTGACAGAATTTGTTGACAAATACATTTCCTGCGAGCTTCCTCCTGAGAGTGATACAGAGTTACATGAAATAGTAACGAGTGTGCAAGTACATACTAAAAACCACACGAAGTCATGCAGAAAGACCGGAAAAGTATGTCGTTTCAATTTTCCAAAACCACCATCCAACGCAACGTTTATTTGCAGACCTGTTAGTCCAATAGAGGAAAGTGAAGATCCTGATAATGAAGCACTTCTCTTAGAAAGAATAGATCAAGAAATACAAGCAAAGGATACTCTGAAAAAAGTTTGGGAGCTTATAGAAGCTAACAATGAAGGTGAAGATTTTGAGCAAATTCTTCATGACGCAGGAACTACACAGTCCGAATTTGAGGACATGTTAGCAAGAAGTACCAATAGGAACACGATGTATCTCAAACGACGTATCCAGGATCAATGGATAAACAATTATAACCCCCACTTGATTCGCTGTTGGAATGGAAATATGGATATACAATATGTTTTGGATCCATATGCGTGCGTCATGTATATGCTTTCATATATTACCAAAGCTGAAAGGGAAATGGGTGATTTGCTAAGAAATGCACAGAGAGAGGCAAGAGAAGGAAATCTTGATGCTGTATCAGAGTTAAAAAAACTTGGCAGTGTTTACTTGCAAAATAGAGAAATCAGTGTCATGGGCGCCATTTATCTGGTCTGCAGTATGCCTTTGCGCAATAGTACACGAAATGTCATCTTTCTGCAAACTGACTTGGAAGGACAGAAAATATCATTACCACTTCAACAACTTCAAGCAAATGCAGGAAAATCTGACCAAGTATGGATGACATCACAAATTGAAAAATACATTGGTAGACCCAACACTCCAAAGTACAATGACATGTGTATGGCAACATTCTTCTCCACTCATTACCAAGTATCAGGTACTTCGAAGAATACCAATTTGAATGCAGATTCAGATGAAGGATCAGGTGATGGCGAAACcgatattgaaacaaacaacataGATGACCGATACCAAGTATCAAGTAATTCGAATGATACCAATTTCAATGTAGATTCAGACGAAGAATCAGGTGATGAGGAAACCGATAATGAAATGGATCACGAAGATCCAGATGAAGAATCTGATGAAGACGAAATCGATACTGAAACCGATAACGAAGATGACCAATCTGATGAAAAATCGGCTAACAAAAGTAAATGTCATAAACAAAAGAATGCAAAGAATGCACCAATAGAACTGAAAAATTGTTCTGTGAAAATGAAAGAACGTAGTAAAGGGAAACCAGCTGTTATTCGCTACCCTAGAGTATCAGCTAAGAAAGACAGTGAGCGTTACCATATGAACATGCTACGTTTATATCTACCTCACCGAAATAAACACATCAAGCCAAAGACTTACAAAACGTACAAAGATTATCAATTGAGGGGACAAGCTAAAATCAATGGCAAAAAGGTTAAGGTCGACGATATAGTGAAACAAAACATGAAAGAATTCGAACCAGAAACAGAAGAATTAGATGAAGCATGGAGAACACTCGAAAATGCCGCAGACCTTGAAGATGCATGGGCTGCAATAAACCCACAAGGTGAACAACAACGCATTGATGACAAACAAAATCGTGTTATGTATGAAGATTCAGATGATGATTTTGCTGAAATACAAATTCCTGAACTTCAGTCACGACCAAATCAACCTAGATGTGCAATTGAAACGTGCAAGCCAGAACTAACTGAGGAACAAGCAGAATCGATGATGCGACAACTAAACGACAAACAACGTCAAGTGTTTAACCATGTTACAAAGTGGTGTAATGATAAAACAAAGGATCACAATATACCACCATTTCATATTTTTGTTACTGGAGGTGCTGGTACAGGAAAATCACATGTCATTAAATGCATCACATACTTTGCCCAGAAAACATTTGCAACAATGACAGAATCTGCCGATGATATAACAGTGCAATTAGTTGCTCACCTTGGCACAGCTGCATTTAATATTTCTGGCCAAACAATCTGCACTGCTCTTAAAATTGCTCCAAAATCTCCAAACGAGTACACACCTCTTGGCGAAAATTCACTTAACACACTACGTGTTAAATATCAACATCTTCAGCTTTTGATTATCGATGAAATATCGATGGTCAGTACTACTCAGCTATCTTACATACACGGACGTTTACAACAAATTAAAGGAACAGGTGGTTCTTCGTATTTTGGAAATGTATCTATCTTAGCAGTAGGAGATTTCTATCAATTACCACCAATTAGCACCAAACCATTATGCTTTCCGCACAAAGAAATTTTGAAAGATCTGTGGAATCCACTCTTTCAAATAGTTGAGCTGACAGAAATAATGCGTCAAAGAGATGATGCCATCTTTGCGCAAATGCTCAACCGACTTCGTGTGAGAAAACGAACTGAACCTCTAGAGAAAGCAGACAAAAAATTACTGGAATCACGGATTGTCAAAGACAATGCTCTAGAAGCTCCTCAAGATGCATTGCATTTATTTTTTCTGAACGACGATGTTGACAACCACAATGAGAAAAAACTTCAGACCTTAACCACTGACACATTTATGATCAAAGCTGTTGATGTTGACCAAATCGGTAGCCGAATAATCAAGGTGAATGAAACGCCACATAAAACATCACGCCAAAATGACACAGTATTGGCACCTGTCTTGAAATTAGCAGTAGGTGCTCGAACTATGTTAATATCAAATGTAGATGTTTTGGATGGTCTCTGTAATGGTGTGTCTGGTGTGATAAAAGGAATCGAATTTGGCAATTCGCAAAATATGCCAAATGTTGTGTTTGTGAAATTCGACAGTGACAGAATCGGAGCCAACAAAAGAACATCACAATTTATTCCATCTCATTACGCAGGATGTACACCAATAACACCACGCAAAGAAACCTTTACACTTAAAGGAAACCAATTTTCGACAACAAGGGAACAACTACCGTTAAAACTTGCATGGGCTGTTACTATTCACAAAGTACAAGGTCAAACAACTGAGCAGGCAGTGATCTCCATGACAGGTTTAAAGAGAGCAATGGCTTATGTTGCATTGAGCAGAGTCACTCATCTGGAGGGCATATACTTGACAAACTACAATCAATCTCGAATCTTTTGTAATGAGAATATTGAAGCCAACTTGGCCATGATGCCTACATGCGATATTTCTAGAGCAAATCCTCTAATAGATATTGATCATAACAAACATTTTATCATCGCTCATCACAACATTCAGAGTTTACATCGGCACATAGAAGATCTGAAAAAGAACACAGAGATAACAAAAGCCCATGTAATTTGCTTATCTGAAACATGGCTGGCCAATGACACCAATAATGATGACTCCATCATGATAGAAGGGTACTCGTTAGAATCAGTTAACTCTGGAAATGGTAGAGGTGTCGCTATATACATTCATAATAGCGTCAATTATACAGTCATACCCCTTCCAAGTAATGAATGTGACGTACTTGCAGTAAGAACTCAGGGCAATGCAAACTTACTAATTGCAGCCATATACAAACCTATGGCAACGAACACACGAGTGTTTAGCACAGAAATGAACAACATGACAGCTCAAATTGAAATGCTGAAAACTGATTACACGGTAATTACAGGAGATTTCAATCGCAACTTGCTGAAAGAACGTATTCTGCCGGCCTTTAGACAGTATGACCAAGTCATATCCGAATCTACTACTGCTAAAGGAACTCTACTGGATCACATATATGTAAAGCCCAAACCGCATGATTACCAAGCATCTGTTCTCACAACATATTACAGTTACCACAATCCAGTTTTTATTGCAATAAAATCTTGA